One Pseudomonas sp. MM213 genomic window, GGCCGACACACCGCGCTTGGCGATGTCGTAGGCTTCGTCGTCCGGGGTCAGGCGGGTTTCGGCGATGATGCTGTCGAGAATGCTGTATTCGCCGTTCTCGTTACTCTTTTGCTGCGCTGCACTCGTGCTCATGTTGGCTTCCTTGGCTGATGGAGACTCAGACGTCCTGGGCTGCGGCGTTCAGGCCCAGCTCACCCAGTACGCGACCGCGGGATTCGTCGTCGGCGAGAACGCCTTCGATGGCTTTGCGGAACGCAGGCGCGTTACCCAGCGGGCCTTTGAGGGCCACCAGCGCGTCGCGCAGTTCCATCAGTTTTTTCAGCTCAGGCACTTGCTCGACCAGGCTGGCCGGGTTGAAGTCCTTCATCGAGTTGACGCGCAGTTTCACGGCCAGTTCTTCAGTGTCGCTTTCTTCCTGAAGACGGTTCGGTACGCTCAGTGTCAGCTGCAGCTCTTGCTTGGCCAGCACCTCGTCGAAGGTCATCTTGTCGATGCTGATCGGCTTGCGATCTTCGACTTTGCGTTCGTCCTTGCGGTGGGTGTAGTCACCGATTGCCAGTAGTTTCAACGGCAGTTCGATCTCTTCCTGGGCACCACCGGTGGCAGGTTTGAACGTGACGTTGATGCGTTCCTTGGGGGCTACCGAGCCTTCTTTGGCCATGGCTTTTCTCCTTGCGGTTGTGGCCCTGGGGCCTATTCGAGTACCACTTCGAGATCGAGGTGGCACAGCCTGCGATAAATCTCTTCCTTGCGTTCACGTACGGCATGGTTCTGCGGCAACAACTCGCAGCAGCTATGCAGTAAATGCAGCACTTCCAGCGCAAGATCGGGCTCCCAGGCGTGCAGGCCTGAGTCCTGTAATGTTTGGTCGAGGGTTTCGAGTTGGGTCTTGGCCAGTTCGTATTTCTTGGCCATGAAGCACAGCCGCGCGAGGGCGAACTGCCAGAAGAATCTCACGCGCCCGCCGTTGGCGCTTTGCAGGCCC contains:
- the tssB gene encoding type VI secretion system contractile sheath small subunit, with protein sequence MAKEGSVAPKERINVTFKPATGGAQEEIELPLKLLAIGDYTHRKDERKVEDRKPISIDKMTFDEVLAKQELQLTLSVPNRLQEESDTEELAVKLRVNSMKDFNPASLVEQVPELKKLMELRDALVALKGPLGNAPAFRKAIEGVLADDESRGRVLGELGLNAAAQDV